One genomic window of Quercus lobata isolate SW786 chromosome 9, ValleyOak3.0 Primary Assembly, whole genome shotgun sequence includes the following:
- the LOC115959357 gene encoding disease resistance protein RPP2B-like isoform X2, which produces MEFQFVHLELRGCNLEYLCEGVMSLTVLELSCCCKISSFPKFTGIMKSLSELSLSWTAIEKVEPSSIERLTTLAFLDLSHCTRLECLPGNMDNLTALAFLHLSHCTRLEYLPSNMDNLTALAFLDLSHCTRLEYLPSNMDNLKSLENVNFSQCSKLKSLPRLPSNVRHIEAKGFSFLNWSPEGVKLSIWSQPLSQWLPFDEGGSLVGFTKLFHFLRGLFFHKAVLGGYIIRSWSAVKEGFSINIKLPSNWYNSKWIGFALWASLPQLPRVVEVKDGITARLIAPGGMRRNHSAFGHSTTYINGICLLYLSRKVWFRTVGNDECSQITVIFENRNDNSSSSSFDDNSSSSSFENDNSSYSTEHIWGECGVSLIYKQGVVRVDELNETNAPRFIESFGEVSIYKLTGGDDDVHIVGDDGVRIVDDDDDVHKFRDDVHKFGDDDFDDDDI; this is translated from the exons ATGGAGTTTCAGTTTGTTCACCTTGAGTTGCGGGGATGCAATCTTGAATATCTTTGTGAAGGAGTAAtg TCCCTTACGGTTCTCGAACTTTCTTGTTGCTGTAAAATCAGTTCGTTTCCGAAATTTACGGGAATTATGAAAAGCCTATCGGAACTCAGTTTGAGCTGGACTGCTATTGAGAAAGTAGAACCCTCATCAATCGAGCGTTTGACTACCCTTGCTTTCTTAGATCTAAGTCACTGCACACGTCTTGAATGTCTTCCAGGCAACATGGATAATTTGACTGCCCTTGCTTTCTTACATCTAAGTCACTGCACACGTCTTGAATATCTTCCAAGCAACATGGATAATTTGACTGCCCTTGCTTTCTTAGATCTAAGTCACTGCACACGTCTTGAATATCTTCCAAGCaacatggataatttgaagtctCTTGAAAATGTCAATTTTTCCCAATGCTCAAAACTAAAATCGTTGCCAAGGCTTCCATCAAATGTAAGACATATAGAGGCTAAAGGTTTTTCTTTCCTAAACTGGTCACCAGAAGGGGTCAAACTAAGTATCTGGTCACAACCTCTCTCCCAATGGCTTCCATTTGATGAGGGCGGCAGTCTAGTGGGATTTACAAAACTGTTCCATTTCCTACGG GGGCTCTTTTTTCATAAAGCCGTTTTGGGTGGATATATTATTCGGTCATGGTCAGCTGTAAAAGAGGGGTTTTCAATAAACATAAAGCTGCCTTCAAATTGGTATAATAGTAAATGGATAGGATTTGCTCTCTGGGCATCACTTCCACAACTTCCACGTGTTGTAGAAGTGAAAGATGGTATTACAGCTCGTTTGATAGCCCCTGGTGGTATGCGTCGGAATCACAGTGCCTTTGGACATTCTACTACCTATATAAACGGTATTTGCCTATTGTATTTGTCTCGGAAGGTTTGGTTTCGTACTGTTGGGAATGATGAATGCAGTCAGATTACGGTTATATTTGAGAACCGTAATGATAACTCCAGTTCCTCTTCTTTTGATGATAACTCAAGTTCCTCTTCTTTTGAGAATGATAACTCAAGCTACTCAACCGAACATATATGGGGGGAATGTGGGGTCAGTTTGATATACAAGCAAGGTGTGGTCCGTGTGGATGAGCTCAACGAAACAAATGCACCACGTTTTATTGAGAGCTTTGGGGAAGTATCCATCTATAAATTAACTG GTGGTGATGATGATGTACATATAGTCGGTGATGATGGTGTACGTATAgtcgatgatgatgatgatgtacaTAAATTCCGTGATGATGTACATAAATTTGgtgatgatgattttgatgatgatgatatataG
- the LOC115959357 gene encoding disease resistance protein RPP2B-like isoform X3 — translation MEFQFVHLELRGCNLEYLCEGVMSLTVLELSCCCKISSFPKFTGIMKSLSELSLSWTAIEKVEPSSIERLTTLAFLDLSHCTRLEYLPSNMDNLTALAFLDLSHCTRLEYLPSNMDNLKSLENVNFSQCSKLKSLPRLPSNVRHIEAKGFSFLNWSPEGVKLSIWSQPLSQWLPFDEGGSLVGFTKLFHFLRGLFFHKAVLGGYIIRSWSAVKEGFSINIKLPSNWYNSKWIGFALWASLPQLPRVVEVKDGITARLIAPGGMRRNHSAFGHSTTYINGICLLYLSRKVWFRTVGNDECSQITVIFENRNDNSSSSSFDDNSSSSSFENDNSSYSTEHIWGECGVSLIYKQGVVRVDELNETNAPRFIESFGEVSIYKLTGKSPSQPSFSLMANPILSYFLSNYIYIWFCHWQVIQVIFHFLLLAHHVQAYIYSS, via the exons ATGGAGTTTCAGTTTGTTCACCTTGAGTTGCGGGGATGCAATCTTGAATATCTTTGTGAAGGAGTAAtg TCCCTTACGGTTCTCGAACTTTCTTGTTGCTGTAAAATCAGTTCGTTTCCGAAATTTACGGGAATTATGAAAAGCCTATCGGAACTCAGTTTGAGCTGGACTGCTATTGAGAAAGTAGAACCCTCATCAATCGAGCGTTTGACTACCCTTGCTTTCTTAG ATCTAAGTCACTGCACACGTCTTGAATATCTTCCAAGCAACATGGATAATTTGACTGCCCTTGCTTTCTTAGATCTAAGTCACTGCACACGTCTTGAATATCTTCCAAGCaacatggataatttgaagtctCTTGAAAATGTCAATTTTTCCCAATGCTCAAAACTAAAATCGTTGCCAAGGCTTCCATCAAATGTAAGACATATAGAGGCTAAAGGTTTTTCTTTCCTAAACTGGTCACCAGAAGGGGTCAAACTAAGTATCTGGTCACAACCTCTCTCCCAATGGCTTCCATTTGATGAGGGCGGCAGTCTAGTGGGATTTACAAAACTGTTCCATTTCCTACGG GGGCTCTTTTTTCATAAAGCCGTTTTGGGTGGATATATTATTCGGTCATGGTCAGCTGTAAAAGAGGGGTTTTCAATAAACATAAAGCTGCCTTCAAATTGGTATAATAGTAAATGGATAGGATTTGCTCTCTGGGCATCACTTCCACAACTTCCACGTGTTGTAGAAGTGAAAGATGGTATTACAGCTCGTTTGATAGCCCCTGGTGGTATGCGTCGGAATCACAGTGCCTTTGGACATTCTACTACCTATATAAACGGTATTTGCCTATTGTATTTGTCTCGGAAGGTTTGGTTTCGTACTGTTGGGAATGATGAATGCAGTCAGATTACGGTTATATTTGAGAACCGTAATGATAACTCCAGTTCCTCTTCTTTTGATGATAACTCAAGTTCCTCTTCTTTTGAGAATGATAACTCAAGCTACTCAACCGAACATATATGGGGGGAATGTGGGGTCAGTTTGATATACAAGCAAGGTGTGGTCCGTGTGGATGAGCTCAACGAAACAAATGCACCACGTTTTATTGAGAGCTTTGGGGAAGTATCCATCTATAAATTAACTGGTAAAAGTCCATCTCAACCATCCTTCTCATTAATGGCCAATCCTAttctatcttattttctttctaactATATATACATCTGGTTTTGTCACTGGCAAGTAATTCAagtcatttttcattttcttcttttggctcACCATGTGCaagcatatatatattcttcataA
- the LOC115959357 gene encoding disease resistance protein RPP2B-like isoform X1 has translation MEFQFVHLELRGCNLEYLCEGVMSLTVLELSCCCKISSFPKFTGIMKSLSELSLSWTAIEKVEPSSIERLTTLAFLDLSHCTRLECLPGNMDNLTALAFLHLSHCTRLEYLPSNMDNLTALAFLDLSHCTRLEYLPSNMDNLKSLENVNFSQCSKLKSLPRLPSNVRHIEAKGFSFLNWSPEGVKLSIWSQPLSQWLPFDEGGSLVGFTKLFHFLRGLFFHKAVLGGYIIRSWSAVKEGFSINIKLPSNWYNSKWIGFALWASLPQLPRVVEVKDGITARLIAPGGMRRNHSAFGHSTTYINGICLLYLSRKVWFRTVGNDECSQITVIFENRNDNSSSSSFDDNSSSSSFENDNSSYSTEHIWGECGVSLIYKQGVVRVDELNETNAPRFIESFGEVSIYKLTGKSPSQPSFSLMANPILSYFLSNYIYIWFCHWQVIQVIFHFLLLAHHVQAYIYSS, from the exons ATGGAGTTTCAGTTTGTTCACCTTGAGTTGCGGGGATGCAATCTTGAATATCTTTGTGAAGGAGTAAtg TCCCTTACGGTTCTCGAACTTTCTTGTTGCTGTAAAATCAGTTCGTTTCCGAAATTTACGGGAATTATGAAAAGCCTATCGGAACTCAGTTTGAGCTGGACTGCTATTGAGAAAGTAGAACCCTCATCAATCGAGCGTTTGACTACCCTTGCTTTCTTAGATCTAAGTCACTGCACACGTCTTGAATGTCTTCCAGGCAACATGGATAATTTGACTGCCCTTGCTTTCTTACATCTAAGTCACTGCACACGTCTTGAATATCTTCCAAGCAACATGGATAATTTGACTGCCCTTGCTTTCTTAGATCTAAGTCACTGCACACGTCTTGAATATCTTCCAAGCaacatggataatttgaagtctCTTGAAAATGTCAATTTTTCCCAATGCTCAAAACTAAAATCGTTGCCAAGGCTTCCATCAAATGTAAGACATATAGAGGCTAAAGGTTTTTCTTTCCTAAACTGGTCACCAGAAGGGGTCAAACTAAGTATCTGGTCACAACCTCTCTCCCAATGGCTTCCATTTGATGAGGGCGGCAGTCTAGTGGGATTTACAAAACTGTTCCATTTCCTACGG GGGCTCTTTTTTCATAAAGCCGTTTTGGGTGGATATATTATTCGGTCATGGTCAGCTGTAAAAGAGGGGTTTTCAATAAACATAAAGCTGCCTTCAAATTGGTATAATAGTAAATGGATAGGATTTGCTCTCTGGGCATCACTTCCACAACTTCCACGTGTTGTAGAAGTGAAAGATGGTATTACAGCTCGTTTGATAGCCCCTGGTGGTATGCGTCGGAATCACAGTGCCTTTGGACATTCTACTACCTATATAAACGGTATTTGCCTATTGTATTTGTCTCGGAAGGTTTGGTTTCGTACTGTTGGGAATGATGAATGCAGTCAGATTACGGTTATATTTGAGAACCGTAATGATAACTCCAGTTCCTCTTCTTTTGATGATAACTCAAGTTCCTCTTCTTTTGAGAATGATAACTCAAGCTACTCAACCGAACATATATGGGGGGAATGTGGGGTCAGTTTGATATACAAGCAAGGTGTGGTCCGTGTGGATGAGCTCAACGAAACAAATGCACCACGTTTTATTGAGAGCTTTGGGGAAGTATCCATCTATAAATTAACTGGTAAAAGTCCATCTCAACCATCCTTCTCATTAATGGCCAATCCTAttctatcttattttctttctaactATATATACATCTGGTTTTGTCACTGGCAAGTAATTCAagtcatttttcattttcttcttttggctcACCATGTGCaagcatatatatattcttcataA